The proteins below are encoded in one region of Megalops cyprinoides isolate fMegCyp1 chromosome 14, fMegCyp1.pri, whole genome shotgun sequence:
- the pecr gene encoding peroxisomal trans-2-enoyl-CoA reductase — protein sequence MAASSVFKAGLFSNKVAIVTGGGTGIGKAITSELLQLGCSVVISSRKLERLEAGAKELSKQIPPSSPAKVTPIQCNIRSQDEVKNLVASTLKLHGKIDFLVNNGGGQFSSPVEHMSSKGWKAVIDTNLTGTFHCCQEVYNAWMKEHGGAIVNIIADMWKGFPGMAHTGAARAAVHNLTRSLAIEWAASGVRVNAVAPGTIISKTAMSNYKEFGPTLFQMSVAFSPAKRLGVPEEISPAVCFLLSPAASYISGATLRVDAAQSLYHSMWDIPDHSAWPEAPEGENTDTLREILKKSKL from the exons ATGGCGGCCAGCAGCGTTTTCAAAGCAGGACTTTTCAGCAATAAAGTAGCCATAGTCACAGGAGGCGGGACGGGCATCGGGAAGGCAATCACTTCTGAATTGTTGCAGTTAG GATGCAGTGTGGTGATTTCCTCCCGCAAACTGGAACGCTTGGAGGCGGGTGCCAAAGAGCTGTCCAAGCAAATACCCCCCAGCAGCCCAGCGAAGGTGACCCCGATCCAGTGCAACATCCGCAGCCAGGACGAG gtGAAGAACCTGGTTGCCTCGACGCTGAAGCTGCATGGTAAGATTGACTTCCTGGTCAATAACGGCGGAGGTCAGTTCTCCAGCCCAGTGGAGCACATGAGCTCGAAGGGCTGGAAGGCCGTGATCGACACCAACCTGACCGGAACTTTCCACTGCTGCCAGGAAG tgtatAATGCCTGGATGAAGGAGCATGGAGGAGCCATTGTCAACATCATCGCTGACATGTGGAAGGGCTTCCCTGGCATGGC GCACACAGGAGCAGCCCGGGCTGCTGTGCATAACCTGACCAGGAGCCTGGCCATCGAGTGGGCGGCCAGCGGAGTCCGAGTCAACGCTGTGGCACCG GGAACCATCATTTCTAAAACTGCGATGTCTAACTATAAGGAGTTTGGTCCAACACTGTTTCAGATGTCTGTAGCCTTCAGTCCGGCCAAAAGACTGGGAGTTCCAGAGGAG atCTCCCCGGCTGTGtgcttcctgctctctcctgctgcctccTACATCTCAGGCGCGACGCTGCGGGTGGATGCTGCTCAGAGCCTCTACCACTCCATGTGGGACATCCCAG ATCACAGTGCATGGCCAGAGGCACCAGAAGGGGAGAACACAGACACTCTGAGGGAGATCCTGAAGAAGTCCAAACTGTGA